Proteins from a single region of Haloplanus sp. GDY1:
- a CDS encoding AmiS/UreI family transporter, with product MPLYEILGMGLLFVGGVLFVNGMWLLGYGSNRDVATFNLLTGLITFLIVLWWGFGGDASDGTPFNAAGTMLFSFTYLWIAANAYRGIEDQRSFGWYCAFVALTALPTAYLVFLTGDVGLTGLWLLWAVLWAAFFVLLGLERDDLTDPVGGFTAVTGVVTAIGGYLMAAGFWPWA from the coding sequence ATGCCACTGTATGAGATCCTCGGGATGGGACTGCTGTTCGTCGGCGGCGTCCTCTTCGTCAACGGGATGTGGCTCCTGGGCTACGGGTCGAACAGGGACGTCGCGACGTTCAACCTCCTCACCGGATTGATAACGTTCCTGATAGTCCTCTGGTGGGGGTTCGGCGGCGACGCCTCGGACGGGACGCCGTTCAACGCCGCCGGCACCATGCTGTTTTCCTTCACGTACCTCTGGATCGCGGCGAACGCCTACCGCGGCATCGAGGACCAGCGATCCTTCGGGTGGTACTGCGCCTTCGTCGCGTTGACGGCGCTCCCGACGGCGTATCTGGTCTTCCTCACCGGGGACGTCGGCCTCACCGGTCTGTGGCTCCTGTGGGCGGTGCTCTGGGCCGCCTTCTTCGTCCTCCTCGGACTGGAGCGCGACGACCTCACCGATCCGGTCGGTGGCTTCACCGCCGTCACCGGCGTCGTCACCGCCATCGGCGGCTATCTGATGGCTGCGGGCTTCTGGCCCTGGGCCTGA
- the fmdA gene encoding formamidase, translating to MPEVKFEVDVDSPPDEQPGANPFNRWHPDIPAVVEVDDGDTARLEALDWTGGQITDSDDPNEVRDVDLNQVHYLAGPVHVNGAEPGDLLKVEFLDMGPLNGRSEFGFTGTFSQQNGGGFLTDHFPTAAKSIWDLDGYTVSSRHVPDVRYEGKIHPGLAGCAPSQELLAEWNEREQALIDKFEEDPESIQNHPTGREEPGVANPPTRDGAQMGEMDPDAAEEAAEEAARTVPPREHGGNHDIKDLSIGSTVYFPVYVEGGKFGIGDFHASQGDGEITFCGAIEMAAYVDLKFEVVKNGMEDHGVTHPIFEPGHRGPNFEDYVTFCGYSVTEDGEQHYIDSHTAYRRACLQAIDYLKKFGYTGQQALHILGTVPVEGRQSGVVDVPNACSTLALPTGAFEFDISPGSLGNAEDRGDLLVTDEPLG from the coding sequence ATGCCCGAAGTAAAATTCGAAGTCGACGTGGACAGTCCGCCCGACGAACAACCCGGTGCCAACCCGTTCAACCGGTGGCACCCCGACATCCCCGCAGTGGTCGAAGTCGACGACGGTGACACCGCGCGCCTCGAAGCCCTCGACTGGACCGGCGGTCAGATCACCGACAGCGACGACCCCAACGAGGTGCGCGACGTCGACCTGAATCAGGTGCACTATCTGGCCGGCCCCGTACACGTCAACGGGGCCGAACCCGGCGACCTCCTGAAGGTCGAGTTCCTCGACATGGGGCCGCTCAACGGCCGCTCGGAGTTCGGCTTCACCGGCACCTTCTCCCAGCAGAACGGCGGGGGCTTCCTCACCGACCACTTCCCAACCGCCGCCAAGTCCATCTGGGACCTCGACGGCTACACGGTCTCCTCCCGACACGTCCCCGACGTACGCTACGAGGGGAAGATCCACCCCGGCCTCGCCGGCTGTGCCCCGAGCCAGGAACTCTTAGCGGAGTGGAACGAGCGCGAACAGGCGCTCATCGACAAGTTCGAGGAGGACCCCGAATCGATCCAGAACCACCCGACCGGCAGAGAGGAACCCGGCGTCGCCAACCCCCCGACCAGGGACGGCGCCCAGATGGGCGAGATGGACCCCGACGCGGCCGAGGAGGCCGCCGAGGAGGCCGCCCGCACGGTGCCGCCGCGCGAACACGGCGGCAACCACGACATCAAGGACCTCTCCATCGGGTCGACGGTCTACTTCCCCGTCTACGTCGAGGGCGGCAAGTTCGGCATCGGCGACTTCCACGCCTCGCAGGGGGACGGCGAAATCACCTTCTGTGGCGCCATCGAGATGGCCGCCTACGTCGACCTGAAGTTCGAAGTCGTCAAGAACGGGATGGAGGACCACGGCGTCACCCACCCCATCTTCGAACCGGGCCACCGCGGCCCGAACTTCGAGGACTACGTCACCTTCTGTGGCTACTCCGTCACCGAGGACGGCGAACAACACTACATCGACTCCCACACCGCCTACCGGCGCGCGTGTCTCCAGGCCATCGACTACCTGAAGAAGTTCGGCTACACGGGCCAACAGGCCCTCCACATCCTCGGAACCGTCCCGGTCGAGGGCCGCCAGAGCGGCGTCGTCGACGTGCCGAACGCCTGCTCGACGCTCGCGCTCCCCACGGGGGCCTTCGAGTTCGACATCTCGCCGGGCAGTCTCGGCAACGCCGAGGACCGCGGCGACCTCCTCGTCACCGACGAACCGCTCGGCTGA